The following proteins come from a genomic window of Pseudomonas syringae:
- a CDS encoding GFA family protein has product MIKKVGPTEIKPVHHASCHCGAIMLELDLPDGIVDPRRCDCSLCRRRGAIVASVAKNGVRVVHGQSVLKLYQFNTRTAEHYFCGRCGVYTHHQRRSNPDEYGYNVACLEGVNPFDLGQVKVSDGVNHPSDRPVVEAPECD; this is encoded by the coding sequence ATGATCAAGAAAGTCGGCCCTACCGAGATCAAACCTGTCCACCATGCGTCCTGCCATTGCGGCGCGATCATGCTGGAGCTGGACTTGCCGGACGGCATTGTTGACCCGCGACGCTGTGACTGCTCGTTGTGCAGGCGCAGAGGCGCGATTGTCGCTTCAGTGGCGAAGAACGGGGTACGAGTGGTTCACGGGCAAAGTGTGCTCAAGCTGTATCAGTTCAATACGCGTACCGCCGAGCATTATTTTTGCGGCAGATGCGGGGTCTACACCCACCATCAGCGACGTTCCAACCCCGATGAATACGGGTACAACGTCGCCTGCCTGGAAGGTGTGAATCCTTTCGATCTGGGGCAGGTGAAGGTCAGTGACGGGGTCAATCATCCCTCCGACCGCCCCGTTGTTGAAGCGCCTGAGTGTGATTAA
- a CDS encoding methyl-accepting chemotaxis protein: MFPLLGFLAFAGIFVADKRETLSDNSRAVTATSAAQKLSDVVTTLQRERGASGVFLGSGGKSMQDKLKTFRQESDKAISAMRAQSTEGIPGLDGVKRALDDLLALRAKVDSLAINNTESGTRFTDIIKTLIGFTYSLEASIEDPEILRALSSLNQFVDMKERAGRERVLLGLAFNQNRFDSALLSRFSRNLGEFSGYYEAFQRWAPDVFKSKLSAVLQQPGSLEVARLQRLGFDTPLGDPLNVKPEDWFNLATVRIDMMAQVEAELGQTVVGLASDARKDAERSLYVAIGTVIVMLIAVLWLASVIIRNIKIAVVDVNRTLITLSTRDLTARTRYTGKDEFGEISRNLDNMAQQISEVIREIGSATAQVATAAEQSSAVALQTNQNVAQQRQGTDQVATAISQMSSTVKDVARSTTDASAMSQRVNASTMQGKIEIDNTVTLIKGLSVQAEQTSRIIDELKGESDSISSVLDVIRGVADQTNLLALNAAIEAARAGEQGRGFAVVADEVRNLAKKTQESTVSIQNMIANLQSGSDRAASSMQETLGKAQQGATNVVRAGELLEEIAEGIASISDRNIQVASAAEEQSLVAEEIHRNVHDINALVIQVSAGAEQTAVTSRELARLAEQQQGLVGRFRVS; this comes from the coding sequence ATGTTCCCCCTGTTGGGCTTCCTTGCGTTCGCCGGTATTTTTGTCGCCGACAAACGCGAGACGCTCAGCGACAACAGTCGAGCGGTCACGGCCACCAGCGCCGCGCAGAAACTCAGTGACGTAGTGACCACCCTGCAGCGCGAACGCGGCGCCAGTGGTGTGTTTCTGGGCAGCGGCGGCAAGTCGATGCAAGACAAGCTGAAGACCTTTCGCCAGGAATCCGACAAGGCGATCAGCGCGATGCGCGCCCAATCGACGGAAGGCATTCCCGGGCTGGATGGTGTAAAGCGGGCACTGGATGATCTGCTTGCGCTTCGCGCCAAAGTTGATTCGCTGGCAATCAACAATACCGAGTCCGGCACGCGTTTCACTGACATCATCAAAACACTTATCGGTTTTACCTACTCGCTTGAAGCCAGTATCGAAGACCCTGAAATTCTCCGCGCACTGAGTTCGCTCAATCAATTTGTCGACATGAAAGAGCGTGCAGGCCGCGAACGGGTATTGCTTGGCCTGGCCTTCAACCAGAACCGTTTCGACTCAGCCCTGTTGTCGCGTTTCAGCCGCAACCTCGGTGAATTCTCCGGTTACTACGAAGCCTTTCAGCGCTGGGCCCCGGACGTTTTCAAAAGCAAACTGAGTGCTGTCTTGCAGCAGCCAGGCTCGCTGGAAGTGGCGCGCCTGCAACGACTGGGCTTTGATACCCCGTTGGGCGATCCGCTCAATGTCAAACCGGAAGACTGGTTCAACCTTGCTACCGTACGTATCGACATGATGGCTCAGGTAGAAGCCGAGTTGGGGCAGACCGTCGTGGGCCTGGCCAGCGATGCACGCAAAGACGCTGAGCGCAGCCTGTACGTCGCAATCGGCACTGTAATCGTCATGCTGATTGCCGTGCTCTGGCTGGCGTCGGTGATCATCCGCAACATCAAGATCGCCGTAGTCGACGTGAACCGCACCCTGATCACACTTTCCACCCGCGATCTGACCGCCAGAACCCGTTACACGGGCAAGGACGAGTTTGGTGAGATCTCGCGCAACCTGGACAACATGGCGCAACAGATCAGCGAAGTCATCCGCGAAATCGGCAGCGCCACGGCGCAGGTTGCCACGGCTGCGGAACAGTCTTCGGCGGTGGCATTGCAGACCAATCAGAACGTGGCACAGCAGCGTCAGGGCACTGATCAGGTCGCCACTGCCATCAGCCAGATGAGCTCGACGGTCAAAGACGTTGCACGCAGCACCACCGATGCGTCGGCCATGTCACAACGTGTCAACGCCAGCACGATGCAGGGCAAGATCGAGATCGACAACACCGTCACTCTGATCAAAGGTCTTTCGGTCCAGGCCGAACAGACGTCGCGGATCATCGACGAACTCAAAGGTGAGAGCGATTCGATCTCCTCGGTCCTCGACGTCATTCGCGGTGTGGCCGATCAGACCAACCTGCTGGCACTCAACGCCGCCATCGAAGCCGCACGTGCCGGCGAGCAAGGCCGTGGCTTCGCAGTGGTGGCCGACGAAGTGAGGAATCTCGCCAAGAAGACTCAGGAATCGACCGTCAGCATCCAGAACATGATCGCCAACCTGCAATCCGGCTCCGACCGTGCCGCAAGCTCCATGCAGGAAACCCTCGGCAAGGCCCAGCAAGGCGCAACAAACGTTGTGCGTGCGGGCGAATTGCTCGAAGAAATCGCCGAAGGCATCGCCAGCATCAGCGACCGCAACATCCAGGTCGCTTCGGCTGCCGAGGAACAAAGCCTGGTCGCCGAAGAAATCCACCGCAATGTCCACGACATCAACGCCTTGGTCATTCAGGTCAGCGCCGGTGCCGAGCAGACAGCCGTCACCAGCCGCGAACTGGCTCGGCTGGCTGAGCAGCAGCAGGGGTTGGTGGGGCGGTTCAGGGTGAGTTGA
- a CDS encoding chalcone isomerase family protein: MLAPRWLWFLILLSSSALADWREALPNAQVVGSGELTLFGFRIYTARLSSPAKPFTADAPLALELTYHRDIDREDLVDASIDEIKRISGAAVSDDQLTAWRQQMQQSFVDVQPGMKITGVYLPGREARFYVGDKLQHVVPDSQFAKAFFSIWLDPKTRNPELREELLGKAG; the protein is encoded by the coding sequence GTGCTCGCGCCACGATGGTTATGGTTTCTGATCCTGCTCAGCAGCAGTGCCTTGGCAGACTGGCGTGAAGCGCTACCCAATGCGCAGGTGGTAGGCAGCGGCGAACTGACGCTGTTCGGGTTCCGCATCTACACCGCCAGGCTGTCCAGCCCGGCAAAGCCTTTCACGGCGGACGCTCCGCTGGCACTCGAACTCACTTATCACCGAGACATTGACCGCGAAGACCTGGTTGATGCCAGCATCGATGAGATCAAGCGTATTTCCGGGGCCGCTGTCAGTGATGATCAGTTGACGGCATGGCGTCAGCAAATGCAGCAATCGTTCGTTGATGTGCAACCGGGCATGAAGATCACCGGCGTCTATCTACCTGGCCGTGAGGCACGCTTCTACGTGGGCGACAAGCTCCAGCATGTCGTGCCCGACAGCCAGTTCGCCAAGGCATTCTTCTCCATCTGGCTTGACCCGAAAACCCGCAACCCGGAGCTGCGTGAAGAGCTGCTCGGGAAAGCAGGCTGA
- a CDS encoding DUF3833 domain-containing protein translates to MLRKWMVVLGLGLVLSGCGGVPVTHYSQEAPKLDLRKYFTGRVEAWGMFQKRSGEVTKRFTVVIDGHNEGEVLVMHEAFSYSDGTKQVREWRLRPDGPGRWKGTAGDVVGEARGEVSGNSFHWNYVLRLPVDGTEYDVSLDDWMYMIDEQTLANRSSMTKLGVEVGQITLFFRKTDK, encoded by the coding sequence ATGCTCAGAAAATGGATGGTAGTACTGGGCCTTGGCCTGGTTTTGAGCGGTTGTGGTGGCGTGCCGGTCACGCACTACAGTCAGGAGGCGCCGAAGCTTGATCTGCGCAAGTACTTCACCGGGCGCGTCGAAGCCTGGGGCATGTTCCAGAAGCGTTCAGGCGAGGTCACCAAGCGCTTTACCGTGGTGATCGATGGCCATAATGAAGGCGAAGTGCTGGTGATGCATGAGGCCTTCAGCTACAGCGATGGCACTAAACAGGTTCGCGAATGGCGCCTGCGTCCCGACGGTCCTGGCCGTTGGAAGGGTACGGCAGGGGACGTGGTCGGTGAGGCGCGTGGCGAAGTGTCGGGCAACAGCTTCCATTGGAATTACGTGCTCAGGCTGCCGGTGGACGGTACCGAGTATGACGTCAGTCTGGATGACTGGATGTACATGATTGACGAACAAACCCTGGCCAATCGTTCGTCGATGACCAAGCTGGGCGTTGAGGTCGGGCAGATAACGCTGTTCTTTCGCAAGACTGACAAATAG